The following DNA comes from Longimicrobium sp..
CGCGCCCTGCGCCGTCCAGAGCCGGTCCACCCGCGCCGAGTCGAGCGGGTAGACGGGGCGGTCGGGGTTCGCCACGCTGTCGCGCGCGGCGACGAGTTCCACCTCGCCTACCAGCCCGGCCCGCAGCCCCTCGATCGCCGCGCCCTCCGCGCCCTCGCGGGGAGGACGGGGAGCGGGGGAGCACCCGCCCGCGGCGAAGACGATCATCGCGAGGGCGGCGAGCACGCCCTTCCGTCCCCGCGTGGAAGGAGACGGCGAGCCGTGGAGGGCTCGGCATGCGATGAGTATCCGAATTTTTTTCTCGGAGGGTGATTCCCCGGCGCGCGGGTGCCGGGCGATCACCATCCTCGATGACGCAGTTAAGACAGCAGGGATCGATCGGGGGGTTCGGGCGCGCGACGGCATCAGTCCCCCGCGACCAGGCCCGGCGCGGCGACCGGGTGATTGCGCACACCGTCCGACATCTCCTCCGCCGCGGCGGGGACGGGCCTGGGGGACGCGGCGGGTGAGGGCGAAGGGCCGGCGGACGGGATGGCGGACGGAGCACGGAACCAACGGAGCATGCGCTCCTGCAGCTCCTCCAGCAGGTCGTAGGAGACGGGGATGACGACGAGCGTCAGCGCGGTCGCGCTCAGCAGCCCGCCGAAGACCGCCATCGCCAGCGGCGCCTGCAGCTCGCCGCCGGCGCCGATCCCCAGCGCCATCGGCAGCAGCCCCAGCATGGCGGTGATGGTGTTCATCACGATGGGCCGGAAGCGCGCGTGGCCCGCGGCGCGGATGGCGTCGTGGCGGCCCATCCCCTGGCGGCGCATCTGGTTGATGAAGTCGAGCTTCACCACCGCGTCGTTGTCCACGATGCCGACCAGGATCACGATCCCGATCAGGCTCATGGTGTTGATCCCCGATCCCCCCACCCAGAGCGCCACCGCCGCCCCGAACGCCGCGAGCGGGACGGCGAGGAGGATGATGAAGGGGTGGAGCAGGCTCTCGAACTCGGCGGCGAGGAGCATGTAGCACAGGACGAGCGCGAGGGAGAAGGCGAGCGCCAGGTCGCGGAACCCCTTCCGCATCTCCTCGTTCTCGCCGCCGATCTCCGCGCGCAGCCCGTGCGGCGGCGGCACCGAGGCCAGCGCGCCGCGCACCGCCTCCACCGCGCGCGTCACCCCGCCGCCGCCGGCCACGTCCGCCAGCACCGTCACCACGCGTCCCTGGTCCACGCGGCGGATCTCCGCCGGCCCGCTGGCGGTGCGCACGTGCACGAGCTCGCGCAGCGGAACGCCGTCCACGGTGAGCGTCTCCAGCGTTTCCGCGCTGCGGCGGGCGCTCTCGGGAAGGCGGACCACGATGGGGACCCGGCGGTCGAAGTCCACCAGCTGCGTGGCCTCCTTCCCCTTCATGTACGCCTCCACCGTCGCCGCCACGCGCGACGGGTCCATCCCGTACGCCGCCGCGCGCTCGCGATCGATCTCCACCCGCACCTCGGGCTGCCCCATCTCCGTCCCCACGCGTACGTTGGCGACCGAGTGGACGGAGAGGAGGCGCGACCGGACCTGCGCCGCGTAGGCCATCGCCGCGTCCAGGTCCTCGCCGCGGATGCGCACGGACAGGTCGCTCTCCCCCGCGCCCAGCAGGCGGCCGAGCTGCGTGGCCTGCCCCGTCTCCAGCGTCACCGCCCCCGCGGGAAAGCCGCCCAGGCGCGTCCTGAGCCGGCGGAGCGCCTCCGCCGTCGCCGCGCCGTCGCGGAGCCGCACCTCCAGCGTGGCGGTGTTCAGCCCGCTCTCGCTCTCGTCCATCCCCGCGACCGCCACCTGCCGGCCCACGCGCGAGAACACGGCCTCCACCGCGGGGTCCGCGCGGATCGCGCGCTCCAGCCGCGCCGCATCGGCCGCCGTCGTCTCCAGCGGCGTCCCCCGCGGCAGCTCCAGCCGCGCGCGGAAGGACCCCTGATCGACCTCCGGCAGCACGCTCCGCGGCAGCGACGCCAGGATCCACAGCCCCGCGACGAGGAGGGTGAGCGCCACCGCCATCGTCCGCCCGCGGTGCCGCATCCCCATCTCCAGCAGCCGCTCGTACCGCCCCAGCAGCCGCGCGAAGCCGCGGTCGAAGGCGTCCAGCGGGCGGCTCATCTGCCGCGCCAGCCAGCCGTGCCGCCGCGTGCCGTGCTCGTCCGTCGCCGCGTCCCACCGCGCCGCCATCGCCGGCAGCAGCGTGACGGCGACGACGATAGAGGCGAGGAGCGAGAACGAGACGCTGAGCGCCAGCGCGCCCAGCATCTGCCCCGCGACGCCCTCGATGTACACGATGGGCCCGAAGACGGCGATGTTGGTGAGCGTCGAGGCGATGATCGCGCGCTGCACCTCCTCCGTCCCCAGCGCGGCCGCCGCGGCGGCGCGCGCGCCCAGCTCGCGGTGCCGGAAGATGTTCTCCAGCACCACGATGGAGTTGTCCATCAGCAGCCCCACCCCCAGCGCCAGCCCGCCCAGGCTCATGATGTTGAGCGTGACGTGCGTGGCCTCGAGCAGCGCGAAGGTCGCGATCAGGGAGATGGGGATGACGAGCGCCACCGCGACCGGGTAGCGCCACTCGCGCAGGAAGAAGAAGAGGACGAGGAACGCGAGGATGCCGCCGAGGATGACCTCCTGCACCACGTTGGAGAGCGCGTCGGAGATGAAGCCGGCCTGGCTGGTGGCCACCTCCAGCTTCACCTCGGGATACTCGCGCCGGAGCTGGACCAGCACCCGCTCCACCTCGCGGGTGACGCGGACGGTGTTGGCGCCGGCGTTCTTGAACACCATCAGCCCCACCGCTTCCGCGCCGTTGTAGCGGGCGATGGACTCGCGCTCCTGGAAGCCGTCGTCCACCCGCGCCACGTCGCGCACCAGCACCTGCCCGGGAAGCGGCACCGCACCGTTCGCCGGCGGCGGCGCGCTCCCCGTCCCCGGCTGTGAGGCGCGGCGCACGGGGATGGCGGCGATCTCGGCGGTCGACTGCAGCTCGCCCAGCGTGCGCAGCGAATAGCGGTAGCGCCCGCGGCGGATGGTGCCGCCGGGGGCGCTCGCGTTGGCCTGCGCCAGCGCGCCGGCCACGTCGTCGATCGTCAGCCCGTAGCTCTCCAGCAGCCGCGGATCGACCTCCACGTGCACTTCCCGTTCGACGCCGCCGGTCACCGTGGCCTGCGCGACGCCGCCGATCTGCTCCAGCCGCCGCTTGAAGACGGCCTCGGCCAGCTCCTTCAGCTGCGGCAGGTCGCGCTGGCCGGCCACGCTCACCGCCATGATCGGCTCGCTGCGCGGGTCGGTGCGCAGCACGACCGGGCGCGCGGCCAGCTCGGGGAGCGCGTCGCGGATGTTGTCCAGCTTCTCGCGCGTGTTCAGCGCGGCGAAGTCCATGTCGGTGCCCCACGCGAACCGCGCGGTGACGAGCGACTGGCCCTCGCGCGTGACGCTTTCCACGCGCTGCACGCCGGGCACGGTGCTGACCGCCTGCTCCACCGGCTCGGTGATGAAGCGCTCCACCTCGGCCGGCGCGGCGCTCGGGTCGGTGGTGTAGACCACCAGACGGGGATAGGCCACGTCGGGAAGGAGGTCGATCGGGAGGCGCACGAACGACAGCACCCCCAGGAACACGACCCCCAGGAAGAACATGGCGACCGCCACGGGCCGCTGGATGGCGATGCGGGGGAGCGACAACGTCCCTCGTTCTCGTCAGGTAGGTGGGTTGAACGGCGGGCTCAATCCCTCCCGCAGGTGCGCGCCCGAGTCCTCGCGCCGCCCTCACCCCGCGCCGGAGGGCGCGACCCTCTCCCGTCCCGGGAGAGGGTGGCCGTCCAGCATCCGTGCCGTTGTTCGACTATTCTCGCACGGATGCATGGAGTGGCGCCGATGCCGGAAAGCTACCTCTCCCGGTACGGGAGAGGTGGACGGCCCAGGCCGGCCGGAGAGGGCGCGATGGCGGCTCGCGAACGAAAACCTGTCCCACGCCGAGCAATGCCGAGCAATCGCCCGCGCGGATGTCCCGCCGCAGCCTCTACCGCGGCGCCGAAGTCGCGCCTGCGTCGTCCTTCAGGTCGTCCACCAGGCGCACGCGGGCGTCGTGGATGAGCGTGTAGTGGCCCTCCGTCAGCACCGTCTCGCCGGGCTTCACGCTGTCCGTCTCCTCGCTGGGCACGATCTCCACCATCGAGTCGTTCTGCAGGCCGGTGGTCACGTAGCGCCACTTGGCCAGCCCGTGCCCGTTCCGCCCGTCGAACACGAACAGCATGGTGCGCCGGTCGCGCTCCAGGATGGCCGAGCGCGGCACCAGCACGCGGTCGGCGAAGCGGCGCGCCTCCAGCGACACGCGCGCGTACATCCCCGGCAGGATGCGC
Coding sequences within:
- a CDS encoding efflux RND transporter permease subunit, which produces MSLPRIAIQRPVAVAMFFLGVVFLGVLSFVRLPIDLLPDVAYPRLVVYTTDPSAAPAEVERFITEPVEQAVSTVPGVQRVESVTREGQSLVTARFAWGTDMDFAALNTREKLDNIRDALPELAARPVVLRTDPRSEPIMAVSVAGQRDLPQLKELAEAVFKRRLEQIGGVAQATVTGGVEREVHVEVDPRLLESYGLTIDDVAGALAQANASAPGGTIRRGRYRYSLRTLGELQSTAEIAAIPVRRASQPGTGSAPPPANGAVPLPGQVLVRDVARVDDGFQERESIARYNGAEAVGLMVFKNAGANTVRVTREVERVLVQLRREYPEVKLEVATSQAGFISDALSNVVQEVILGGILAFLVLFFFLREWRYPVAVALVIPISLIATFALLEATHVTLNIMSLGGLALGVGLLMDNSIVVLENIFRHRELGARAAAAAALGTEEVQRAIIASTLTNIAVFGPIVYIEGVAGQMLGALALSVSFSLLASIVVAVTLLPAMAARWDAATDEHGTRRHGWLARQMSRPLDAFDRGFARLLGRYERLLEMGMRHRGRTMAVALTLLVAGLWILASLPRSVLPEVDQGSFRARLELPRGTPLETTAADAARLERAIRADPAVEAVFSRVGRQVAVAGMDESESGLNTATLEVRLRDGAATAEALRRLRTRLGGFPAGAVTLETGQATQLGRLLGAGESDLSVRIRGEDLDAAMAYAAQVRSRLLSVHSVANVRVGTEMGQPEVRVEIDRERAAAYGMDPSRVAATVEAYMKGKEATQLVDFDRRVPIVVRLPESARRSAETLETLTVDGVPLRELVHVRTASGPAEIRRVDQGRVVTVLADVAGGGGVTRAVEAVRGALASVPPPHGLRAEIGGENEEMRKGFRDLALAFSLALVLCYMLLAAEFESLLHPFIILLAVPLAAFGAAVALWVGGSGINTMSLIGIVILVGIVDNDAVVKLDFINQMRRQGMGRHDAIRAAGHARFRPIVMNTITAMLGLLPMALGIGAGGELQAPLAMAVFGGLLSATALTLVVIPVSYDLLEELQERMLRWFRAPSAIPSAGPSPSPAASPRPVPAAAEEMSDGVRNHPVAAPGLVAGD